One Candidatus Delongbacteria bacterium genomic window carries:
- a CDS encoding response regulator, translating to MAAEEKVLVISRNDRWAEDLDKELRREGYRTIHTVRQPLDALPEIWEGAPLILVLDTKNMGPELYDVLRLCRDNGKPLAKLVAVARGNSQAGSAELTAQKDDLETFGVMGCLDSGASVVAMIRELLRLRDQPVERETDGNETQAFSMILFLNDRQRVESVCAALEGDKFHLRVVNDFNALSGEFMSAPPDMVLIDPRGVTRALGPLANLSRLFPHCGINFIVPADLSESWKRKQPDYVGTVYSYPEDEQSIRKLGQNLYALLRLARQDTGKSPATRPMLEQSSVVPTSLRGKELEQRLRNINDTILLVDDDDEFRSVIAQYLRLIHYTVLQAENGEEALRLLKQNKVSLVISDIYMPRMNGFQLYLHLRNRYPGLPAILMTGYNRTLEEVAPGYLEDAIILNKPFSLQNLDPLIRNCLDA from the coding sequence ATGGCCGCAGAAGAAAAGGTGCTGGTGATCTCCCGCAACGATCGCTGGGCCGAAGATCTGGACAAGGAATTGCGCAGGGAGGGCTACCGAACAATCCATACGGTCCGCCAGCCGCTGGACGCGCTGCCCGAAATCTGGGAAGGGGCTCCCCTGATTCTGGTCCTGGATACCAAGAACATGGGCCCCGAGCTCTACGACGTGCTCAGGCTCTGCCGGGACAACGGAAAACCCTTGGCAAAGTTGGTGGCTGTGGCACGCGGCAATTCACAAGCCGGCAGCGCCGAGCTGACGGCTCAGAAAGATGATCTGGAAACCTTTGGAGTGATGGGCTGTCTGGATTCGGGTGCTTCAGTGGTGGCCATGATTCGCGAACTGCTGCGTCTGCGGGACCAGCCGGTCGAACGCGAGACTGACGGCAACGAGACTCAGGCATTTTCAATGATCCTGTTTCTCAACGATCGTCAGCGCGTCGAAAGCGTCTGTGCCGCACTGGAGGGAGACAAGTTCCATCTGCGCGTGGTCAACGACTTCAATGCTCTCTCGGGCGAGTTCATGAGCGCCCCCCCGGACATGGTGCTGATTGATCCACGCGGTGTCACCCGCGCTCTGGGGCCTCTGGCCAACCTGTCCCGCCTCTTTCCCCATTGCGGAATCAACTTCATCGTGCCCGCGGATCTTTCGGAAAGCTGGAAGCGCAAGCAACCGGATTACGTGGGAACCGTGTACTCCTATCCCGAGGACGAACAGAGCATTCGCAAGCTGGGGCAGAACCTGTACGCACTGTTGCGTCTGGCGCGCCAGGATACGGGCAAGTCCCCCGCGACGCGCCCGATGCTTGAGCAGAGTTCCGTGGTTCCCACCAGTCTGCGTGGCAAGGAGCTGGAACAACGCCTGCGCAACATCAACGACACGATTCTGCTGGTGGACGATGACGATGAGTTCCGCTCGGTGATCGCCCAGTACCTGCGGCTGATCCATTACACCGTGTTGCAGGCGGAGAACGGCGAAGAAGCGCTGAGGCTGCTGAAGCAGAACAAGGTGAGTCTGGTGATCTCGGACATCTACATGCCGCGCATGAACGGTTTCCAGCTGTACCTGCACCTGCGCAACCGCTATCCGGGATTGCCGGCGATTCTGATGACGGGCTACAACCGGACTCTCGAGGAAGTGGCGCCCGGGTATCTCGAGGACGCGATCATCCTCAACAAACCGTTCAGCCTGCAGAATCTGGATCCGCTGATCCGCAATTGCCTGGACGCCTGA
- the ftcD gene encoding glutamate formimidoyltransferase, with protein sequence MHAIVECVPNFSDGRNPDVMRQICAEIESVAGVTLLDVDPGAATNRTVVTLVGPPDQVCEAAFRAIRKAQQLIDMRQHHGEHPRMGATDVCPLVPVSGCTLEDCARWASALGKRVGEELGIPVYLYEHAATRPERRNLATVRSGEYEALGQKLLDPEWQPDFGPARFDESQQRSGATVIGAREFLIAWNINFNTTDKMLAHEVALTVRESGRFARNADGTLMRDANGAKIHQPGLLKSVKAVGWYIDEYQRAQLSMNLTSYRDTPLHRAFEVVEQEAARLGLRITGSELVGLVPLESLLEAGRHFLRKQGRLAAASEAELIRVAEISLGLSELSPFNADEKIVEYRVRGRAGRLVGMTVCDFGDLLGSEAPAPGGGSVAALCGALASGLASMVAALTFGKKDYRMHDEAMDRIADKCQQLRGFFTRMIDEDTEAFNRVMAAIRMPRASEEEKEARERAIVAANREATLVPFRVVEACPELVRLIAEVAEKGNRNSLSDAGVAALAVGTCCDGAAMNVRINLASCEDRLWACDLDDRTTNLQLQVRSQREQILERIRTELSVKP encoded by the coding sequence ATGCACGCCATCGTCGAATGCGTTCCCAACTTTTCTGACGGCCGGAATCCGGACGTCATGCGTCAGATCTGCGCCGAGATCGAGTCCGTGGCCGGGGTGACCCTGCTGGACGTGGATCCCGGCGCTGCCACCAACCGCACGGTGGTCACCCTTGTCGGTCCTCCGGATCAGGTCTGCGAGGCGGCATTCAGGGCAATCCGCAAGGCTCAGCAGCTGATTGACATGCGCCAGCACCATGGAGAGCACCCGCGCATGGGGGCCACGGATGTCTGCCCCCTGGTGCCGGTTTCCGGCTGCACACTCGAAGACTGTGCCCGCTGGGCCAGCGCACTGGGAAAGCGGGTCGGCGAGGAGCTGGGAATTCCGGTCTACCTCTATGAGCACGCGGCCACCCGCCCCGAGCGACGCAACCTGGCCACCGTGCGCTCCGGCGAGTATGAAGCCCTGGGGCAGAAGCTGCTGGATCCGGAATGGCAGCCCGACTTCGGCCCGGCGCGTTTCGACGAGTCCCAGCAGCGCAGCGGGGCTACCGTGATCGGCGCCCGGGAGTTCCTGATCGCCTGGAACATCAATTTCAACACCACCGACAAGATGCTGGCGCACGAGGTGGCCCTGACCGTGCGCGAGAGCGGGCGTTTTGCCCGCAATGCCGACGGCACCCTCATGCGCGATGCCAATGGCGCCAAGATCCACCAGCCCGGGCTGCTCAAGTCGGTGAAAGCCGTGGGTTGGTACATCGACGAGTACCAGCGCGCCCAGTTGTCCATGAACCTGACCAGTTACCGTGATACGCCCCTGCACCGGGCTTTCGAAGTGGTGGAGCAGGAAGCCGCCAGGCTTGGATTGCGTATCACGGGCAGCGAACTGGTGGGACTGGTGCCGCTGGAATCGCTGCTCGAGGCAGGACGTCATTTTCTCAGGAAGCAGGGGCGCCTCGCGGCCGCCAGTGAGGCGGAGCTGATCCGGGTGGCCGAGATCAGTCTGGGCCTTTCCGAACTGTCACCCTTCAACGCCGACGAGAAGATCGTGGAGTACAGAGTGCGCGGGCGTGCCGGAAGGTTGGTTGGCATGACTGTGTGCGACTTCGGCGACCTGCTGGGCTCCGAGGCACCGGCACCCGGTGGAGGCAGCGTGGCGGCACTCTGCGGTGCGCTGGCTTCCGGCCTGGCCTCCATGGTGGCCGCGCTGACCTTCGGCAAGAAGGACTATCGGATGCACGACGAGGCCATGGACCGGATTGCCGACAAATGCCAGCAGCTGCGTGGTTTCTTCACCCGGATGATCGACGAGGACACCGAAGCCTTCAACCGGGTGATGGCGGCCATCCGGATGCCGCGCGCCAGTGAGGAAGAAAAGGAGGCCCGTGAACGAGCGATCGTGGCCGCCAACCGCGAAGCGACCCTGGTGCCCTTCCGGGTGGTGGAAGCATGCCCCGAGCTGGTGCGTCTGATCGCGGAAGTGGCCGAGAAGGGCAACCGCAATTCTCTCTCCGACGCGGGCGTGGCCGCACTGGCCGTGGGCACCTGCTGCGACGGAGCCGCGATGAACGTGCGGATCAATCTGGCCAGTTGCGAGGATCGCCTCTGGGCCTGCGATCTGGACGACCGCACGACCAACCTGCAACTGCAGGTGCGGTCGCAGCGGGAGCAGATTCTCGAGCGGATCAGGACCGAACTGTCCGTCAAGCCCTGA
- the recD gene encoding exodeoxyribonuclease V subunit alpha has product MSWLRPGHPADTLLQGSTGENGFEEVDRAFALVLLQRVRPTLPEAQLPVLALALALLSRAAGERQVCLPLDGLTRQASDLHPEQCATLAQSDWRTLLLESGLCAQPPHTAPLVLDHADRLYLLRQFVQERQLAHDLLALCQGAPPELDPDEVRHALAAAFPVPGRQRAAAALALHSRLLLLTGGPGTGKTTTMSRILELLRRFWPSLAPPGAGSQPRIVLAAPTGKAAARMQQALAASPTLDGAPLAAPLTLHRLLGLRPDSERAAYTRERPLELDLLVVDEASMVDLSLMARLLEALPAGARLILLGDRDQLSSVEAGSVLADLCPEDDSLSPELADLLESWCGMEHSLPRATGGPALPTRDHRMHLDHSHRFAAESPIGRASTALRQGDGETLLQILDHENESGLSRRDLPGARELPGLLSSFLPAPGSLPADAEQLLALWESRQILCALNLGPLGVDAVNRFAAQHFFGERADLALGAGAPGMPLMVVGNAAERGLFNGDGGVFVLQDGQLLAAFREGHSLRLLPAALLPPWKPAWAITIHKSQGSEYARVLVLLPDQSRRVLCRELVYTALSRARESLQVLASRRTLLDAAATRLERSSGLRDALSALAEPVR; this is encoded by the coding sequence ATGAGTTGGTTGCGCCCCGGCCATCCGGCCGACACCCTGCTGCAGGGATCCACTGGTGAGAACGGTTTCGAGGAGGTGGACCGCGCCTTCGCGCTCGTCCTGCTCCAGCGGGTCCGGCCCACCCTGCCTGAGGCACAGTTGCCCGTACTGGCTCTGGCCCTTGCCCTGCTGAGCCGGGCAGCCGGAGAACGCCAGGTCTGCCTGCCCCTGGATGGCCTCACGCGCCAGGCGAGTGATCTGCACCCCGAGCAGTGCGCGACACTGGCTCAATCGGACTGGCGCACTCTGCTGCTGGAGAGCGGGCTCTGTGCGCAGCCTCCACACACGGCCCCTCTGGTGCTGGATCACGCCGACCGGCTGTACCTGCTGCGCCAGTTCGTCCAGGAACGTCAGCTGGCACACGACCTGCTTGCCCTCTGTCAGGGAGCACCTCCCGAACTCGATCCGGACGAGGTGCGACATGCGCTTGCGGCCGCCTTTCCGGTGCCCGGCAGGCAGCGGGCCGCAGCGGCACTGGCCCTGCACAGCCGTCTGCTGCTGCTCACCGGCGGTCCGGGCACGGGCAAGACAACCACCATGTCCAGGATCCTTGAGCTGCTGAGACGATTCTGGCCCAGCCTGGCGCCCCCCGGAGCCGGCAGTCAGCCACGCATCGTGCTGGCAGCGCCCACGGGCAAGGCTGCGGCTCGCATGCAGCAGGCTCTGGCGGCCAGCCCCACCCTGGACGGTGCTCCCCTGGCGGCGCCCCTGACGCTGCATCGATTGCTGGGGCTGCGCCCCGACTCCGAACGGGCCGCGTACACGCGCGAGCGTCCGCTGGAGCTGGATCTGCTGGTGGTGGATGAGGCCTCCATGGTGGACCTGTCGCTGATGGCCCGCCTGCTGGAAGCCCTGCCCGCCGGAGCACGTCTGATCCTGCTGGGCGACCGGGACCAGCTCTCCTCCGTGGAAGCGGGCAGCGTGCTGGCCGATCTCTGTCCCGAGGACGACTCGCTGTCACCGGAACTGGCCGACCTTCTGGAGAGCTGGTGCGGAATGGAGCATTCTCTTCCCCGTGCCACAGGTGGGCCCGCACTGCCCACGCGCGATCACCGGATGCATCTGGATCACAGTCACCGATTCGCGGCGGAGAGTCCCATCGGGCGTGCCAGCACGGCACTGCGCCAGGGCGATGGCGAGACTCTGTTGCAGATTCTGGATCACGAGAATGAGTCGGGACTCAGCCGACGCGACCTGCCCGGAGCCCGGGAGCTGCCCGGCCTGCTGTCCAGCTTTCTGCCCGCGCCCGGGTCGCTTCCCGCGGATGCCGAGCAGTTGCTGGCACTGTGGGAAAGTCGCCAGATCCTCTGCGCCCTCAATCTGGGGCCGCTGGGCGTGGACGCGGTGAACCGGTTCGCGGCACAGCACTTCTTTGGCGAGCGTGCCGATCTGGCACTGGGCGCAGGCGCGCCGGGCATGCCCTTGATGGTGGTGGGAAACGCCGCGGAGCGCGGACTGTTCAACGGGGATGGCGGTGTGTTTGTGCTGCAGGACGGCCAACTGCTGGCGGCCTTCCGGGAAGGTCACTCGCTGCGGCTGCTTCCGGCGGCCCTGCTGCCTCCCTGGAAGCCAGCCTGGGCGATCACCATTCACAAGAGCCAGGGCTCGGAGTATGCACGCGTGCTGGTACTGCTGCCCGATCAGTCACGGCGCGTGCTCTGTCGCGAGCTGGTCTACACGGCGCTCAGCCGGGCCCGGGAGAGTCTGCAGGTCCTGGCCTCGCGCAGGACTCTGCTGGATGCGGCGGCCACGCGCCTGGAGCGTTCCAGTGGATTGCGTGATGCACTGAGTGCCCTTGCCGAACCGGTTCGGTGA
- a CDS encoding UvrD-helicase domain-containing protein — translation MSAPRPAHLLPLDGTLMIEASAGTGKTWTLAMLYLRLVLEHELLPRQILVVTFTEAATAELRSRLRQRLAQALGMLDGSVPADPDLASLLDGHDADRARQRLAAALEDFDGAAVYTIHGFCGRVLNDWAFRLGQPPVRDRGEDPPALRAQLFGDVLRRTLESLHPLLPTRLDLGTPTTVSSRLNKWLEQPDLVLDLPPSLPDTEALNRRAVSLETAWRLVRERPEVSDPTARKAWHRWLEDHPARIRNLTRSNHLPIWQTKLNRLLDMSVPPDSASLKALAMYYTRDEVHKRWGNGNFQPDTLLLALWDYMDHQEALDSICQQWMAGLVAHWLGTLPATLREMRSGLGRQSFQDLLTILREALLGPGGDTLAATLRERYRAALVDEFQDTDPVQWDILSKIFPAGSPLVLVGDPKQAIYAFRGGDVYAYLRARRENEARARSARLETCHRSDAPLLAAFNRLFSRPAGLFRSEGILYSHVGHRSAARIRRADGCPAPALCLQLQPEEIWAASKSRRSHWVVEECTRQVSRLLAGELELEASPGQWRTPVGGDIALLVSSHSQARQIHASLNQAGIPAQRISLESVFDSSEARGLRPILLALRTPGDPSLLLSALAGGLCDTDGTTLEACAREPQRLAPVAALFQRCAELWRRSGIAPALGACLDGLGVPGALLARLDGARALTNLRHLQELLLQLEHEQGLSPADLLPAWEELLRSSERSGEQAQLRLESDESLVQVVTIHASKGLEYPLVFAPFLWADSLQAAEYGVEYHDEAGARRLDLGSAQQDLHREAAFEEHLAERVRLCYVALTRARHQVRLICGPPAALGPDQKSRGRRVNGLGALVLGSDSQPSAVAELEARQISATRAQWLQALEMVRDGLPEDQRHVIQVQSDFPQLADQAPASPVDQPPLMALPLPDGREQRTWIGSFSSLSHDTGDTPPEAPEVVEDPDHDQSVTEEPAALPPQDSGAGPSGNPAPGESLQVAPGQAAALGTALHAAFEHGLPLLQRTGKDETADAGLLSYSAEALRSQGLDASLAPLLSERIVAAARAPLGTVQDPFQLAGLAPEDCAHELEFLLPVKRLDSGRLRALLASHSWPPGPEGAGWRRDLRFRPLSGHLKGFIDLVFTAAGRWHLLDWKSNRLGPALDDYGRPGLDRAMAHSSYYLQSLLYGVALHRLLRHRLPDYSPGQHLGSAYYLFVRGIAQDDREHGIWSEALPVALLEDLDRELDTLHGGRQ, via the coding sequence ATGAGCGCCCCTCGTCCGGCACACCTGCTGCCCCTGGATGGCACCCTGATGATCGAAGCCAGCGCGGGCACGGGCAAGACCTGGACTCTGGCCATGCTCTACCTGCGGCTGGTGCTGGAGCACGAGCTGCTGCCACGCCAGATCCTGGTGGTCACCTTCACCGAAGCCGCCACGGCCGAGCTGCGCTCACGCCTGCGCCAGCGTCTGGCCCAGGCCCTGGGCATGCTTGACGGCAGCGTCCCGGCCGACCCGGACCTGGCCTCCTTGCTTGATGGACATGATGCCGACAGGGCTCGCCAGCGGCTGGCCGCCGCGCTCGAGGACTTTGACGGTGCGGCCGTGTACACCATCCATGGCTTCTGCGGTCGTGTGCTCAACGACTGGGCCTTCAGGCTGGGGCAGCCTCCCGTGCGCGATCGCGGCGAGGATCCCCCGGCCTTGCGCGCCCAGCTCTTCGGCGACGTGCTGCGCCGCACTCTCGAATCCCTGCACCCCCTTCTGCCGACCCGCCTGGACCTGGGCACTCCCACCACCGTGTCCAGCAGGTTGAACAAGTGGCTCGAGCAGCCGGATCTGGTGCTGGACCTGCCTCCGTCTCTGCCGGACACCGAGGCACTCAATCGCCGGGCTGTGTCACTCGAAACCGCCTGGCGCCTGGTGCGCGAGCGTCCGGAAGTGAGTGATCCAACGGCGCGCAAGGCCTGGCACCGCTGGCTGGAGGACCATCCAGCGCGCATCAGGAATCTGACCAGATCCAACCACTTGCCGATCTGGCAGACCAAGCTGAACCGATTGCTGGACATGTCAGTGCCCCCGGACAGCGCCTCCCTGAAGGCTTTGGCCATGTACTACACCAGAGACGAAGTCCACAAACGCTGGGGCAATGGGAACTTCCAGCCCGACACTCTGCTGCTTGCGCTCTGGGATTACATGGATCACCAGGAGGCTCTGGACTCGATTTGCCAACAATGGATGGCAGGTCTGGTCGCGCATTGGCTTGGAACTCTGCCGGCCACTCTGCGGGAGATGCGCTCCGGGCTGGGCCGCCAATCCTTCCAGGATCTGTTGACCATTCTGCGCGAAGCCCTCCTTGGCCCCGGTGGTGATACCCTGGCCGCCACCCTGCGCGAGCGCTACCGGGCCGCATTGGTGGACGAGTTCCAGGACACGGACCCGGTTCAGTGGGACATCCTCTCGAAGATCTTTCCGGCGGGCAGTCCGCTGGTGCTGGTGGGCGATCCCAAACAGGCGATCTACGCCTTCCGCGGAGGCGATGTGTACGCCTATCTGCGAGCCCGCCGCGAGAACGAAGCCCGGGCCAGGAGCGCACGTCTGGAGACATGCCATCGTTCCGATGCCCCCCTGCTCGCGGCCTTCAACCGGCTCTTCTCCAGGCCCGCAGGCCTGTTCCGCTCGGAAGGCATCCTCTATTCACACGTAGGTCACCGGTCCGCGGCACGCATCCGCCGGGCCGATGGGTGCCCGGCGCCCGCACTCTGCCTGCAACTGCAGCCCGAGGAGATCTGGGCCGCCTCGAAGTCCCGCCGGTCGCACTGGGTGGTGGAGGAATGCACGCGTCAGGTGAGCCGCCTGCTGGCGGGTGAACTGGAACTGGAAGCCAGCCCCGGCCAGTGGCGCACACCCGTGGGGGGCGACATCGCCCTGCTGGTCAGCAGCCACAGCCAGGCCCGCCAGATCCACGCCTCGCTCAATCAGGCGGGCATTCCGGCCCAGCGGATCAGCCTGGAGTCCGTGTTCGACAGTTCCGAAGCACGCGGGCTGCGCCCGATCCTGCTGGCGCTGCGCACTCCCGGCGACCCCTCCCTGCTGCTCAGCGCCCTCGCCGGCGGACTTTGTGACACAGATGGAACGACACTGGAAGCCTGTGCGCGAGAACCGCAACGTCTGGCCCCGGTGGCGGCGTTGTTCCAGCGCTGTGCCGAGTTGTGGCGGCGCTCCGGAATCGCCCCCGCACTGGGGGCCTGCCTGGATGGACTGGGGGTTCCGGGCGCCTTGCTGGCGCGACTGGACGGTGCCCGTGCACTGACCAACCTGCGCCATCTCCAGGAACTGCTGCTGCAGCTGGAACACGAGCAGGGCCTGAGTCCTGCGGACCTGCTGCCCGCCTGGGAGGAGCTCCTGCGCTCCTCGGAGCGCAGCGGTGAACAGGCCCAGCTGAGGCTCGAAAGCGATGAGTCGCTCGTGCAGGTGGTCACGATCCATGCCAGCAAGGGACTGGAGTATCCGCTGGTGTTCGCCCCATTCCTCTGGGCCGACTCGCTGCAGGCTGCGGAGTACGGGGTCGAGTACCATGATGAGGCGGGCGCGCGCCGCCTGGACCTGGGCAGTGCCCAGCAGGACCTGCACCGGGAAGCGGCCTTCGAGGAGCACCTGGCCGAGCGGGTGCGACTGTGTTACGTGGCCCTGACCCGGGCCCGGCACCAGGTGCGCCTGATCTGCGGACCGCCTGCCGCTCTGGGCCCCGACCAGAAGTCCAGAGGCAGGCGCGTCAATGGTCTGGGCGCACTCGTGCTGGGATCCGACAGCCAGCCATCCGCGGTGGCCGAACTTGAAGCACGGCAGATCTCCGCGACTCGCGCCCAGTGGCTGCAAGCCCTGGAAATGGTGCGCGATGGTCTGCCCGAGGACCAGCGCCATGTGATCCAGGTCCAGAGCGACTTTCCGCAGCTTGCGGATCAGGCTCCCGCCAGCCCCGTGGATCAGCCCCCCCTGATGGCACTGCCCCTGCCCGACGGACGTGAACAGCGCACCTGGATCGGCAGCTTCAGCAGCCTGAGCCATGACACGGGCGACACGCCGCCCGAGGCACCGGAAGTGGTCGAGGATCCGGATCACGACCAGAGCGTGACCGAAGAGCCCGCCGCACTCCCGCCCCAGGACTCCGGGGCGGGCCCCAGCGGGAATCCCGCTCCCGGAGAGTCGCTCCAGGTGGCGCCCGGACAGGCTGCCGCACTGGGCACGGCCCTGCACGCGGCCTTCGAGCACGGCCTGCCTCTTCTCCAGCGGACAGGCAAGGACGAGACTGCCGACGCAGGTCTGCTGTCATACAGCGCCGAGGCCTTGCGATCCCAGGGCCTGGATGCGAGCCTGGCCCCGCTGCTGTCCGAGCGCATCGTCGCGGCGGCCCGGGCTCCCCTGGGCACGGTGCAGGACCCATTCCAGCTGGCCGGACTGGCCCCCGAGGACTGCGCGCACGAGCTGGAATTCCTGCTGCCCGTCAAGCGGCTCGACAGTGGACGCCTGCGCGCCCTGCTTGCATCACATTCCTGGCCGCCGGGCCCCGAAGGCGCGGGCTGGCGGCGCGACCTGCGCTTCCGGCCCCTCAGTGGGCATCTCAAAGGCTTCATCGACCTGGTCTTCACGGCCGCAGGGCGCTGGCACCTGCTGGACTGGAAGTCCAACCGTCTGGGTCCGGCCCTGGACGACTATGGGCGACCCGGGCTGGACCGCGCGATGGCACACAGTTCCTACTACCTGCAGAGTCTGCTCTACGGAGTGGCCCTGCACCGCCTGCTGCGCCATCGGCTGCCCGACTATTCGCCCGGTCAGCACCTGGGCAGTGCGTACTACCTCTTCGTGCGGGGAATCGCCCAGGACGATCGCGAGCACGGCATCTGGAGCGAGGCGCTGCCCGTGGCCCTGCTGGAAGACCTGGACCGGGAACTGGACACCCTTCACGGAGGCCGGCAATGA